The Crocosphaera subtropica ATCC 51142 genome includes a window with the following:
- a CDS encoding pentapeptide repeat-containing protein has protein sequence MFQIKRNQLQHRYEMGDRDFSYLDLSGLNLENMNLKGANLQGSNLKGTNLENANLKGTNLINCNCYRVNLYKANLSDIDLSYANLKEGNCHRTRIENACLDYVCLERTDFSEAYVKTVSVRCARFYKTDLTDATLIDVNLTQAYVSEIYYSKLTRLTNCFKTEKSDLFEFLNKYSMQHDNGMDTTLDELQLNFF, from the coding sequence ATGTTTCAAATTAAACGTAATCAACTTCAACACCGCTATGAAATGGGTGATAGGGATTTTAGTTATCTAGATTTAAGTGGACTTAACTTGGAAAATATGAATCTCAAAGGAGCCAATTTACAGGGTTCCAATTTAAAAGGAACTAATCTTGAGAATGCCAATTTAAAAGGAACCAATCTTATTAATTGTAATTGTTATCGAGTTAATCTTTATAAGGCTAATTTAAGTGATATTGACTTAAGTTATGCCAACTTAAAAGAAGGTAATTGTCATCGAACACGAATAGAAAATGCTTGTCTAGATTATGTTTGTTTAGAGCGTACGGATTTCAGTGAAGCTTATGTCAAAACAGTGTCGGTACGGTGTGCTAGATTTTACAAAACTGATTTAACGGATGCTACTTTAATTGATGTTAATTTAACACAAGCTTATGTCTCTGAAATTTATTATAGTAAACTCACACGATTAACCAATTGCTTTAAAACCGAGAAATCTGATTTGTTTGAGTTTTTAAACAAGTATAGTATGCAGCATGACAATGGTATGGATACTACTTTAGATGAGCTACAATTAAACTTTTTCTAA
- the clpS gene encoding ATP-dependent Clp protease adapter ClpS: protein MATSTSTAPKGSTVIDRKPYPNYKVIVLNDDFNTFNHVANCLMKYIPGMSSDRAWELTEQVHFEGLAIVWTGPQEQAELYHQQLRREGLTMAPLEEA from the coding sequence ATGGCCACTTCAACTTCAACTGCGCCTAAAGGATCAACAGTTATTGATCGCAAACCCTATCCTAACTATAAGGTAATTGTCCTCAATGACGATTTTAACACCTTTAATCATGTGGCCAATTGTTTGATGAAATATATTCCTGGGATGAGTAGTGATCGGGCTTGGGAACTCACCGAACAAGTGCATTTTGAAGGGTTAGCCATTGTCTGGACCGGACCCCAAGAGCAAGCAGAATTGTACCATCAACAACTACGTCGTGAAGGGTTGACCATGGCCCCACTGGAGGAAGCATAA
- a CDS encoding DUF2103 domain-containing protein, with protein sequence MTQGDKGRLVWNHSTHLDGLIPVLEKLINYTGINTITPGVIGRAKGHCPHLKLRVSVPIRGGYKAIARQGKTVQEVFIVTDLSQKELESAIKQVLS encoded by the coding sequence ATGACCCAAGGGGACAAAGGAAGGTTAGTCTGGAATCATTCCACTCATCTTGATGGGTTAATTCCTGTGCTAGAAAAGCTGATTAATTATACAGGGATTAATACTATTACTCCAGGGGTAATAGGTCGTGCTAAAGGTCATTGTCCCCATTTAAAACTAAGGGTTTCTGTTCCCATTCGGGGTGGTTATAAGGCGATCGCTCGACAAGGGAAAACGGTGCAAGAAGTTTTTATTGTAACCGATTTAAGTCAAAAAGAATTAGAATCTGCCATCAAACAAGTTTTAAGTTAA
- a CDS encoding pentapeptide repeat-containing protein — protein MNLKKYIYFLCILLLLAFLLFFHPFPVLADVERVSLTPELLQKKIKSPQLQEGILTLDLTYLEIDLTADNNEFKEEFYHQLQNYLNHSDKAIGLDFTHSLIKGDLMSSRLGISTVLSPEALPQNLTKTEREIIESNPQFSNQSIEPMNSVILFRGALKLNESKITGIIDFSNTFFLQKIESKNINVTKAIDFNNVQFSRKIDFSGSAFKENANFNGTQFQEQVKFNKVQFLGESIFNYSQFKQSADFSEVIFNKVVNFSHTSWSDTTKFISINCRDRILFSNSIFSGLVSFANSTFEKSIIFRNVYFRNTVNLKDVKLLGIMDFSNAEFLKDKAINIAGFAFDSDGSKVLGNTGEIARFMYLNSIEGNETVLRNFIQNFRDSEQIPDANQLEYKKQKLTKQQLSEKIIQTPYQDYWRLSFIQQVGHWLLLNILLLLSQYGTNFSLLLGVGLISIGYFGVLFWFVDRWRRRLPKPIVPNLYDIICMVSSGSSLLVIGTIEIFNSAEYPFITLLCLSLILIPIPLSLVSLMYEKGRYHDLMESSYFLLDGGFRQLQLLIVRLPIIPEFHFFRDRFTPLVWERRWNWLNYYDFSLNNFLKLGFNDIRLRDQHLPGFVSTLVWYQWILGILYIALLFWTLSRTIPGLNLLIYLK, from the coding sequence ATGAATCTAAAAAAATATATCTATTTTTTGTGTATTTTATTATTATTGGCATTTTTATTGTTTTTTCATCCTTTCCCTGTTTTAGCTGATGTCGAAAGGGTGAGTTTAACGCCTGAATTGCTTCAAAAAAAAATAAAGTCACCTCAACTTCAAGAGGGTATTTTAACCCTTGATTTAACCTATTTAGAGATTGATTTAACAGCAGATAATAACGAATTTAAAGAAGAATTTTATCATCAATTACAAAATTACCTAAACCATTCTGATAAAGCCATTGGTTTAGATTTTACTCATTCTTTAATTAAAGGTGATTTAATGAGTAGTCGTTTAGGGATTTCAACGGTACTTTCTCCAGAAGCTTTACCGCAGAATTTAACGAAAACTGAACGAGAAATCATAGAATCTAATCCGCAATTTTCTAATCAATCTATAGAACCGATGAATTCAGTTATTTTATTTCGTGGAGCATTGAAATTGAACGAATCAAAAATTACGGGTATTATTGATTTTTCTAATACTTTTTTTTTACAAAAAATTGAATCTAAAAATATCAATGTAACTAAAGCAATTGATTTTAATAATGTTCAATTTAGTAGAAAAATTGATTTTAGTGGGTCAGCATTTAAAGAAAATGCAAACTTTAATGGTACTCAATTTCAAGAACAAGTCAAATTCAATAAAGTTCAGTTTTTAGGAGAGTCAATTTTTAATTATAGCCAATTTAAACAATCGGCTGATTTTAGTGAAGTTATTTTCAATAAAGTTGTCAATTTTAGTCATACTTCTTGGTCAGACACAACTAAATTTATCAGTATTAATTGTCGTGATCGCATTTTATTTTCTAATAGTATTTTTTCTGGTTTAGTCAGTTTCGCTAATTCTACTTTTGAGAAAAGTATTATATTTCGTAATGTTTATTTTAGAAATACCGTTAACCTAAAAGATGTTAAATTATTGGGGATTATGGACTTTAGTAATGCTGAATTCTTAAAAGATAAAGCCATTAATATTGCTGGTTTTGCCTTTGATTCTGATGGGTCTAAAGTTTTAGGAAATACAGGAGAAATTGCTCGATTTATGTACCTCAATAGTATAGAAGGAAATGAAACAGTGTTAAGAAATTTTATTCAAAATTTCCGTGACTCGGAACAGATTCCTGATGCCAACCAATTAGAATATAAAAAACAGAAGTTAACGAAACAACAATTATCTGAAAAAATTATTCAAACCCCCTATCAAGATTATTGGAGACTTAGCTTTATTCAACAAGTAGGTCATTGGCTATTATTAAATATTTTATTATTATTGAGTCAATATGGCACTAATTTTAGTTTACTGTTAGGGGTGGGTTTAATTTCTATTGGTTATTTTGGGGTTTTATTTTGGTTTGTAGATCGGTGGCGAAGACGCTTACCAAAACCAATTGTTCCTAATCTTTACGATATAATTTGTATGGTGAGTAGTGGCTCATCTTTATTGGTTATAGGAACCATAGAAATCTTTAATTCTGCGGAATATCCTTTCATTACTTTACTCTGTTTAAGTTTGATTTTAATTCCCATTCCTTTATCTTTAGTAAGTTTAATGTACGAAAAAGGAAGGTATCATGACTTGATGGAAAGTTCTTATTTTCTATTAGATGGAGGGTTCCGACAATTACAATTATTAATTGTTCGTTTACCGATTATTCCTGAATTTCATTTTTTCCGCGATCGCTTTACACCTTTAGTATGGGAAAGACGTTGGAATTGGTTAAATTATTATGATTTTAGTTTAAACAATTTTCTTAAATTGGGGTTTAATGATATTCGACTACGAGATCAACATCTTCCTGGTTTTGTCTCTACTTTAGTCTGGTATCAATGGATATTAGGAATACTTTATATTGCCTTATTATTTTGGACCCTTTCTCGAACCATTCCAGGGTTAAATCTATTAATTTATTTGAAATAA
- a CDS encoding Uma2 family endonuclease yields MTLALLSDYFPLELEKGDREEKFITSGVTWQAYESLLTSLGNSSGYRVAYLLETLEIMSPSRNHELDKKNIGRLLEVYLEEKRIRFWGLGSMTIKSEDKQAGKEPDECYCIGTDKEIPDLAIEVVYTSGGVDTLEIYRRLGVIEVWFWQNEQFTIYCLENDSYQVKSNSQLLPNLDLNLMAEYVTINDPLEAITQWRKQVKDNTNS; encoded by the coding sequence ATGACTTTAGCATTATTAAGTGACTATTTCCCCCTGGAATTAGAAAAAGGCGATCGTGAAGAAAAGTTTATTACCTCTGGTGTAACTTGGCAAGCTTATGAATCATTGCTGACATCGTTAGGTAATAGTTCTGGTTATCGTGTTGCTTATTTATTAGAAACCTTAGAAATTATGTCTCCTAGTCGCAATCACGAATTAGATAAAAAAAATATTGGTAGATTATTAGAAGTTTATCTAGAAGAGAAACGTATTCGTTTCTGGGGTTTGGGTTCAATGACAATTAAAAGCGAAGATAAACAAGCTGGAAAAGAACCAGATGAATGTTATTGTATCGGTACAGATAAAGAGATTCCTGATTTAGCTATTGAAGTTGTTTATACTAGCGGTGGTGTAGATACCCTAGAAATTTATCGACGTTTGGGTGTGATAGAAGTGTGGTTTTGGCAAAATGAACAATTTACTATTTACTGTTTAGAGAATGATAGTTATCAAGTCAAATCTAACAGTCAATTATTACCTAATCTTGATCTCAATTTAATGGCAGAATATGTAACAATAAATGATCCTTTAGAAGCGATTACTCAATGGCGTAAACAAGTTAAAGATAACACCAATTCTTAA
- the tatA gene encoding twin-arginine translocase TatA/TatE family subunit: MFGLGWPEVAIILIVALLIFGPKKIPELGSSLGKTLRGFKEEVNNPSDEDEFDNE, from the coding sequence ATGTTTGGACTAGGATGGCCCGAAGTCGCTATTATTTTGATTGTTGCTTTGTTAATTTTTGGTCCGAAAAAAATCCCAGAGTTAGGATCATCTTTGGGTAAAACATTAAGGGGTTTCAAAGAAGAAGTTAATAACCCCAGTGACGAAGACGAGTTTGATAATGAATGA
- a CDS encoding phycocyanobilin:ferredoxin oxidoreductase encodes MTTVKTSPTTLPLHPLIHQLAEVIISHWQDYLDLSPYELPDGLGYVEGKLEGEKLVIENRCYQSPQFRKMHLELAKVGQGLDILHCVMFPNPDYALPMFGCDIVAGKGGVSAAIADLSPANPELTLSNSYNQALSQLETPNFSDQRELPEWGDIFSEYCLFIRPHTPEEEKLFLKRVGDFLKVHCQQANQSQPGSTQQREFNIQGQEYYCRKQQQNDKTRRVLEKAFGEAWANKYMTQVLFDIPNH; translated from the coding sequence ATGACTACTGTAAAAACCTCACCCACCACTTTACCTCTACATCCATTAATTCATCAATTAGCTGAGGTTATTATCTCCCATTGGCAAGACTATTTAGATTTGAGTCCCTACGAGTTACCTGATGGTTTAGGTTATGTAGAAGGGAAATTAGAAGGGGAGAAACTCGTGATTGAAAATCGTTGTTATCAATCTCCCCAATTTCGTAAAATGCACCTAGAATTAGCTAAAGTGGGGCAAGGCTTAGATATTCTGCACTGTGTCATGTTTCCTAACCCAGACTATGCTTTACCGATGTTTGGTTGTGATATTGTCGCTGGTAAGGGGGGTGTCAGTGCAGCGATCGCAGATTTATCGCCAGCCAACCCTGAGTTAACTTTATCTAATAGTTACAATCAAGCGTTATCTCAACTCGAAACTCCTAACTTTTCTGATCAACGAGAGTTACCCGAATGGGGGGATATTTTCTCAGAATATTGTTTATTTATACGTCCCCATACGCCAGAAGAAGAAAAACTATTTCTCAAGCGAGTTGGCGACTTTTTAAAAGTTCATTGTCAACAAGCAAACCAGTCTCAACCTGGTTCAACGCAACAACGAGAATTTAACATACAAGGTCAAGAATATTATTGTCGTAAGCAACAACAGAACGATAAAACCCGTCGTGTATTGGAGAAAGCCTTTGGGGAAGCCTGGGCCAATAAATATATGACTCAGGTTCTATTTGATATCCCTAACCATTAA
- a CDS encoding PAP/fibrillin family protein, whose protein sequence is MNEKAKLLETIAGKNRGLLASEMDRVRVLSAIEQLEDHNPNPSPIKTPELLEGNWRLLYTTSKGILGLDRFPVLQLGQIYQCIRIEEAKLYNIAEIVGVPLLEGIVSVAARFEATSDKRVQVKFERYIAGLQRLLGYQSPSKLIKEIETGKKFFPLDFSLESREQQGWLEITYLDDDLRVGRGNEGSVFVLAKEKK, encoded by the coding sequence ATGAACGAAAAGGCAAAATTACTAGAAACCATTGCAGGAAAAAATAGAGGTTTATTAGCGTCAGAAATGGATCGGGTTAGGGTATTATCAGCCATTGAACAACTAGAAGATCATAATCCGAATCCTAGTCCAATCAAAACCCCCGAATTATTAGAAGGAAATTGGCGTTTACTATATACTACCAGTAAAGGAATTTTAGGATTAGATCGGTTTCCTGTGCTTCAATTAGGGCAAATTTATCAATGTATTCGCATTGAAGAAGCTAAACTCTATAATATTGCAGAAATTGTCGGGGTTCCTTTGTTAGAAGGAATTGTTAGCGTTGCAGCTAGATTTGAAGCGACATCAGATAAAAGAGTTCAAGTTAAATTTGAACGGTATATTGCAGGACTGCAACGGTTATTAGGGTATCAATCCCCTAGTAAATTAATTAAAGAAATTGAAACAGGAAAAAAGTTTTTTCCGTTAGATTTTAGTCTAGAAAGTCGAGAACAACAAGGATGGTTAGAAATTACCTATTTAGACGATGATTTAAGGGTCGGAAGGGGAAACGAAGGAAGTGTTTTTGTATTAGCTAAAGAAAAAAAGTAA
- a CDS encoding allophycocyanin subunit alpha-B has protein sequence MSVVSQVILKADDELRYPSSGELKGIQAFLSTGEQRVRIAETLAENEKKIVDQAQKKLFQKRPDFRSPGGNAYGQKQYNQCLRDYGWYLRLVTYGVLAGSKEPIEKIGLIGVKEMYNSLNVPVPGMVEAIRCLKEAALGLLNNEDAAETAPYFDYMIQTMS, from the coding sequence ATGAGCGTAGTTAGCCAAGTTATTCTAAAAGCAGACGATGAACTCCGATATCCTAGCAGTGGCGAACTCAAGGGTATCCAAGCGTTTCTGAGTACCGGGGAACAGCGTGTTCGCATCGCTGAAACCCTCGCTGAAAACGAGAAAAAAATCGTAGATCAAGCTCAGAAAAAATTGTTTCAAAAACGCCCTGATTTTCGCTCCCCTGGGGGTAACGCTTACGGTCAAAAGCAGTATAATCAGTGTTTACGAGATTATGGCTGGTATTTACGTTTAGTCACCTACGGGGTGTTAGCAGGAAGCAAAGAACCCATTGAAAAAATTGGTTTGATTGGAGTTAAAGAAATGTATAACTCCCTGAATGTTCCTGTTCCTGGGATGGTAGAAGCCATTCGCTGTCTCAAAGAAGCAGCTTTAGGACTGTTGAACAATGAGGATGCAGCAGAAACTGCACCTTACTTTGATTATATGATTCAAACCATGTCCTAA
- a CDS encoding AAA-like domain-containing protein — MTANIQKSYNYKVGGSLGFDHPTYVERQADKTLLTALKEGKFCYVFNCRQMGKSSLRVRAMHQLQEQGMSCASVDITSLGSDISQKQWYSGIITQLFLGFNLIGKVNLKVWLREREDLSGVQKFAEFLEEVLLVHCSGEKIYIFIDEIDKVLSLNFSLDDFFSVIRFFYNQRAENPKFERLVFSLFGVATPTDLIQDKTQTPFNIGYPIELTGFTSEEIEPLAPGLTPITDHPQAVLRSILYWTGGQPFLTQKVCDLLLTKSEIIPPEKEKDWVDKLVQKFIIENWESHDEPVHLKTIRERLFRNEKRAGRLLGMYQQILQQGFLKSDESPEQTELRLSGLVVKKNGTLVVYNKIYQAVFNEKWVSKELEKIRPYSEMLTAWVNSNYEDNSRLLRGQALKDALTWAMDKSLSDLDYKYLTESQNLDKREAEINLATQQQANEILTKANHKAQRMIRLGMGILAVSLVGATIAFNQAWIAFQKQKEAQMGTQLEQIGDSAWRQFEFEQLEGLVSAMEANQKLQTLVKDRRLLEDYPATSPISAIEQILNRIQEKNKLIGHQDAVNSVSFSPDGQWIATASSDGTVRLWNQQGQQKVILNGHEGNIYGVAFSPDSQTLATAAQDDTARIWDLQGKQLAVLKGHTASVYSVTFSQDGQRLATTSRDNTARIWDRQGNPLVVLQGHTRSVDDVAFSTDGQYIATASRDGTAKLWDNQGNLIKSLQEDAIPVYSISFSPDGQRIAAGARDGTVKIWDKQGNLTLTLKGHQELVNSVVFSRDGNWIASGSSDGTARLWSNQGQEMTVLKGHQDPIYDVALSRQGTELATASSDGTVKLWAVRQTPNNGFNTLDTYVTSADFSQDGQLLAIADESGRVYLWNLQGKKLQEFEAHNSGINAIRISPNGKIIATTGNNGGVKLWNLQGQLLGELKDDNVRIYSLDFNEDSTTLAIANRSGEVWLWDLEINPYQLLKKFKAHDDTITHISFSQNTQNLGTASIDGTAKIWDLEGNLQQSLAGHSDPINWLSFSPNGDYLLTGSQDSTIKLWNPTGDLIATLKSDLFPISRVTFSPNGQYFLTASQDGTVRLWDREGKLHTKMKGHQESLESLQFTPNNQTILTIGRDGKVKMWPVEAEYARLTSLLNQGCQWLEDYLITRPQEQEKLSSCATSNSSQINNP, encoded by the coding sequence ATGACTGCAAATATTCAAAAATCTTATAATTATAAAGTGGGTGGAAGTCTAGGATTTGATCATCCCACTTATGTAGAAAGACAAGCAGACAAAACCCTTTTAACAGCGTTAAAAGAGGGAAAATTCTGCTACGTTTTTAACTGTCGTCAGATGGGAAAATCCAGTTTAAGGGTGCGAGCGATGCACCAACTCCAAGAGCAAGGAATGAGTTGTGCTTCTGTGGATATTACCAGTTTAGGAAGTGATATTAGTCAAAAACAATGGTACAGTGGCATCATTACTCAATTATTTTTAGGCTTTAATTTAATCGGAAAAGTTAACTTAAAAGTTTGGCTCAGAGAACGGGAAGACTTATCAGGAGTTCAAAAATTTGCTGAGTTTTTAGAAGAGGTTTTACTGGTTCATTGTTCGGGAGAAAAGATTTATATTTTTATCGATGAAATTGATAAAGTTCTTAGTTTAAATTTTTCGTTAGATGACTTTTTTTCTGTAATTCGTTTCTTTTATAATCAAAGAGCAGAAAACCCTAAGTTTGAAAGATTAGTCTTTTCTTTATTTGGGGTAGCCACCCCTACCGATTTAATTCAAGATAAAACTCAAACCCCTTTTAATATTGGTTATCCTATCGAATTAACAGGGTTTACCTCAGAAGAAATAGAACCGCTTGCCCCTGGTTTAACTCCGATTACAGATCATCCTCAAGCCGTGTTGAGAAGCATTTTATACTGGACAGGGGGACAACCTTTTTTAACCCAAAAAGTCTGTGACTTACTCTTAACTAAATCAGAAATTATACCGCCAGAAAAAGAAAAGGATTGGGTTGATAAACTTGTCCAAAAATTTATTATTGAAAATTGGGAATCCCACGATGAACCGGTTCACTTAAAAACTATTCGAGAACGTCTTTTTAGGAATGAAAAACGGGCCGGACGGCTTTTAGGAATGTATCAACAAATTTTGCAACAGGGATTCTTAAAAAGTGATGAAAGTCCCGAACAAACAGAACTAAGACTATCAGGTTTAGTGGTTAAAAAGAACGGAACCTTAGTCGTTTACAATAAAATATATCAAGCAGTTTTCAATGAAAAATGGGTTAGCAAAGAATTAGAAAAAATTAGACCTTATTCTGAAATGTTAACAGCTTGGGTCAATTCTAACTATGAAGATAATTCCCGTCTATTGCGAGGACAGGCACTAAAAGATGCCCTAACTTGGGCGATGGATAAAAGTTTAAGTGATCTTGATTATAAGTATTTAACTGAAAGTCAAAACCTAGATAAACGAGAAGCAGAAATTAATCTCGCAACTCAACAACAAGCCAATGAAATCTTAACTAAAGCCAATCACAAAGCTCAAAGGATGATTCGTTTAGGAATGGGGATTTTAGCCGTTTCTTTGGTAGGAGCAACTATTGCGTTTAATCAAGCTTGGATAGCCTTTCAAAAGCAAAAAGAAGCCCAAATGGGAACCCAATTAGAACAAATTGGAGACAGTGCTTGGCGACAATTTGAATTTGAGCAATTGGAAGGCTTGGTATCGGCAATGGAAGCCAATCAAAAGTTACAAACCTTAGTCAAAGATAGACGACTTTTAGAAGATTATCCTGCGACTAGCCCTATTTCTGCCATTGAACAAATTCTTAACCGTATCCAAGAAAAAAATAAATTAATCGGTCATCAAGATGCCGTTAATAGTGTTAGCTTTAGTCCCGATGGTCAATGGATAGCCACCGCTTCGAGTGATGGGACGGTTCGTTTATGGAACCAACAAGGACAACAAAAAGTTATTTTGAATGGTCATGAAGGCAATATTTATGGGGTGGCTTTTAGTCCTGATAGTCAAACCCTAGCCACTGCAGCCCAAGATGATACTGCTAGAATATGGGACTTACAGGGAAAACAATTAGCTGTTCTCAAGGGTCATACTGCCTCAGTTTATAGTGTTACCTTTAGTCAGGATGGTCAACGCCTGGCTACCACCTCACGGGACAATACGGCCAGAATTTGGGATAGACAGGGAAACCCGTTAGTGGTGTTACAAGGTCACACGCGATCAGTGGATGATGTGGCTTTTAGTACAGATGGTCAATACATTGCTACGGCTTCACGGGATGGAACGGCTAAATTATGGGATAATCAAGGTAATTTAATCAAAAGTTTGCAAGAAGATGCGATTCCTGTCTATAGCATTAGTTTTAGCCCCGACGGTCAACGAATTGCTGCTGGTGCTAGGGATGGAACCGTTAAAATTTGGGATAAACAAGGAAATTTGACTTTAACGTTGAAAGGCCATCAAGAATTGGTTAATAGCGTGGTATTTAGTCGGGATGGCAACTGGATAGCCAGTGGTTCTAGTGATGGAACCGCTAGACTCTGGAGTAACCAGGGACAAGAAATGACCGTGTTAAAAGGTCATCAAGACCCTATTTATGATGTCGCTTTGAGTCGCCAAGGGACAGAGTTAGCTACCGCTTCAAGTGATGGAACGGTTAAATTATGGGCTGTCAGACAAACGCCCAATAATGGGTTTAATACCTTAGATACTTATGTTACCAGTGCTGACTTTTCTCAGGATGGTCAATTATTAGCGATCGCCGATGAAAGTGGTCGGGTTTATCTTTGGAATTTACAGGGAAAAAAGTTACAAGAATTTGAAGCCCATAACAGTGGAATTAATGCAATTCGTATCAGTCCCAATGGGAAAATAATCGCAACCACCGGTAATAATGGCGGTGTCAAGTTATGGAATTTGCAAGGTCAATTATTGGGGGAATTAAAGGATGATAATGTAAGAATTTATAGCCTCGATTTTAACGAAGATAGTACAACCTTAGCAATAGCCAATCGTTCAGGAGAAGTTTGGTTATGGGATTTAGAAATCAACCCTTATCAACTCCTCAAAAAATTCAAAGCCCATGATGATACCATTACCCATATAAGTTTTAGTCAAAATACTCAAAACCTAGGGACAGCATCTATAGATGGAACAGCTAAAATATGGGACTTAGAAGGCAATTTACAACAGTCTTTAGCGGGACATTCAGATCCCATTAATTGGCTTAGTTTTAGTCCTAATGGAGACTATTTATTAACCGGATCTCAAGATAGTACCATCAAATTATGGAACCCAACAGGAGACTTAATTGCAACTTTAAAAAGTGATTTATTTCCTATTTCTCGTGTTACCTTCAGTCCCAATGGACAGTATTTTCTTACCGCTTCTCAAGATGGAACTGTAAGACTATGGGATCGAGAAGGAAAGCTACATACGAAGATGAAAGGCCATCAAGAATCCCTTGAAAGTCTACAATTTACTCCTAATAATCAAACCATACTAACCATTGGTAGAGATGGCAAGGTCAAAATGTGGCCAGTAGAAGCAGAATATGCACGTTTAACCTCACTTTTAAACCAAGGATGTCAGTGGTTAGAAGATTATTTAATTACCCGTCCCCAGGAACAGGAAAAGTTATCCAGTTGTGCTACTTCTAATAGTAGTCAAATCAATAACCCATAA
- the hemJ gene encoding protoporphyrinogen oxidase HemJ: MAYYWFKAFHLIGIVVWFAGLFYLVRLFVYHAEASEKKEPDQSILKAQYEIMEKRLYNIITTPGMIVTVAMAVGLVSTEPDILKSGWLHIKLAFVALLLGYHFYCGRIMRQLEKGECQWTGQQFRALNEAPTVLLVIIVLLAIFKNNLPLDLTTWLIVALVIAMAASIQLYAKKRRLAQEKLSSSTD, from the coding sequence ATGGCATATTATTGGTTTAAAGCTTTTCATTTAATTGGTATTGTAGTTTGGTTTGCAGGATTATTTTATTTAGTTCGTTTATTTGTTTATCATGCTGAAGCTTCAGAGAAAAAAGAACCAGATCAAAGCATTCTTAAAGCACAGTATGAAATTATGGAGAAACGTCTTTATAATATTATTACAACCCCAGGAATGATTGTCACCGTTGCCATGGCCGTTGGCTTAGTTTCTACTGAACCTGATATTTTAAAGTCGGGATGGTTACATATCAAATTAGCTTTTGTGGCTTTATTATTGGGCTATCATTTCTACTGTGGGCGAATTATGAGACAGTTGGAAAAAGGTGAATGTCAATGGACAGGACAGCAATTTAGGGCATTAAATGAAGCCCCAACGGTTCTATTAGTTATTATTGTTTTATTGGCCATCTTCAAGAACAATTTACCCCTGGATTTAACCACTTGGCTGATTGTGGCTTTAGTGATTGCGATGGCAGCATCTATACAATTATATGCTAAAAAAAGACGACTGGCTCAAGAAAAATTAAGTTCTTCCACCGATTAA